Proteins encoded in a region of the Zea mays cultivar B73 chromosome 4, Zm-B73-REFERENCE-NAM-5.0, whole genome shotgun sequence genome:
- the LOC100279612 gene encoding putative CRAL/TRIO domain containing, Sec14p-like phosphatidylinositol transfer family protein isoform X8 — protein MSVSHAQDIEISLCDGNSEDERRRRKIGSLRRKAIHALKKRGRRRVDSRFPPPAISIEDVRDAEEERAVASFRERLAAHGLLPEKHDDYHMMLRFLKARKFEAEKAMQMWSEMLKWRKEFGTDTILEDFDFEELDDVLRYYPQGYHGVDRQGRPVYIERLGKVDPNNLMQITSVDRYIKYHVQEFERAFRERFPACTLAAKRHIDSTTTILDVQGVGFKNFSRTARELVNRMQKIDSDYYPETLHQMFVVNAGSGFKWIWNSVKGFLDPKTSSKIHVLGSNYQSRLLEVIDSSELPEFLGGSCTCSDKGGCLGSNKGPWNDPYILKLIHNLEAGCMRETTKPVSEGGERSSSSFRLEQMKWQGMLSDTSNAESGSDVDDFGPSFVHKVSGYGCLTPVREEVKGTDCATYLSCDDQSHPDMVPEFYHGVQRTTEMVQKQMADFRQYSTNRRPRELGNGSLNANGTAAAQRGWEDVAKLVVTALIKLFSFIRLFLSRAAESRLEKVRRTAPPPAAEKPKPPRAVSEEEVRACLQRLDSLESLCGHLATRPAQIPEDKERVLLSSFERIRSVEADLERTKRVLNATVAKQKALVEEVALESVQELPRAKKRMFC, from the exons ATGTCTG TGAGCCATGCGCAGGACATTGAAATATCGCTGTGCGACGGCAACTCGGAGGACGAGCGGCGGCGGCGCAAGATCGGCTCGCTGCGGCGGAAGGCCATCCACGCGCTCAAGAAGCGAGGGAGGCGTCGCGTCGACTCCCGCTTCCCGCCGCCGGCCATTTCCATCGAGGACGTCCGCGACGCGGAGGAGGAGCGCGCTGTCGCCTCCTTCCGGGAGCGGCTCGCGGCGCACGGCCTCCTCCCCGAGAAGCACGATGACTACCACATGATGCTAAG GTTCCTCAAGGCCAGAAAGTTCGAAGCCGAGAAGGCAATGCAGATGTGGTCAGAGATGCTGAAATGGAGGAAAGAGTTCGGAACTGACACCATCCTTGAG GATTTTGATTTTGAGGAACTGGATGATGTGCTACGCTACTACCCTCAGGGCTACCATGGTGTTGACCGCCAAGGCCGGCCGGTGTACATTGAGAGGCTAGGGAAGGTGGATCCGAACAACCTTATGCAGATCACGTCAGTGGATCGCTACATCAAGTACCATGTCCAGGAGTTTGAGAGGGCCTTCAGGGAGAGGTTCCCTGCCTGCACATTAGCTGCTAAGAGGCACATTGACTCCACCACTACCATCTTGGACGTCCAGGGTGTG GGGTTTAAGAATTTCTCCAGGACTGCTAGAGAACTTGTAAACCGAATGCAGAAGATTGATAGCGATTATTATCCTGAG ACACTCCACCAAATGTTTGTTGTGAACGCTGGCAGTGGATTCAAGTGGATCTGGAACAGTGTGAAGGGCTTCCTTGACCCAAAAACTTCATCCAAGATTCAT GTGCTCGGTTCGAACTACCAGAGTAGGCTTCTTGAAGTAATAGATTCGAG TGAGTTGCCAGAATTCCTTGGTGGTTCATGCACATGTAGTGACAAGGGTGGTTGCCTTGGATCGAACAAAGGGCCATGGAATGATCCTTATATATTGAAG CTGATCCACAATTTGGAAGCTGGATGCATGAGGGAAACCACCAAACCCGTTTCTGAGGGCGGAGAAAGAAGCAGCTCTTCCTTTCGGTTGGAACAGATGAAA TGGCAGGGCATGTTAAGCGATACATCAAATGCTGAATCAGGATCCGATGTTGATGATTTTGGTCCATCATTTGTTCATAAAGTTTCAGGCTATGGTTGCTTGACTCCGGTTCGTGAGGAG GTAAAGGGCACAGATTGTGCAACATACTTGAGCTGCGATGATCAAAGTCACCCGGATATGGTTCCTGAATTTTACCATGGAGTGCAACGGACTACTGAAATGGTGCAGAAACAAATGGCTGATTTCAGGCAATATTCCACCAACAGAAGGCCTCGTGAATTAG GGAACGGCTCTCTTAATGCCAATGGTACAGCAGCTGCTCAGAGGGGCTGGGAAGACGTGGCGAAGCTAGTAGTCACAGCCTTGATCAAGCTCTTCTCCTTCATCCGGCTGTTCCTTTCCAGAGCCGCCGAGAGTAGGCTAGAGAAGGTCCGTCGCACTGCCCCACCACCAGCAGCAGAGAAGCCAAAGCCGCCCCGAGCCGTCAGCGAAGAAGAGGTGCGCGCCTGCCTGCAGCGCCTGGACAGTCTCGAGTCGCTGTGCGGCCACCTTGCCACCAGGCCTGCGCAGATCCCGGAGGACAAAGAGCGCGTTCTGCTGAGCTCGTTCGAGCGGATCCGGTCTGTTGAGGCTGACCTCGAGAGGACCAAAAGA GTGCTGAACGCGACCGTGGCGAAGCAGAAGGCGCTGGTGGAGGAGGTGGCTCTGGAGTCTGTGCAGGAGCTGCCTAGAGCCAAG AAGAGGATGTTCTGTTGA
- the LOC100279612 gene encoding putative CRAL/TRIO domain containing, Sec14p-like phosphatidylinositol transfer family protein isoform X6 produces the protein MSVSHAQDIEISLCDGNSEDERRRRKIGSLRRKAIHALKKRGRRRVDSRFPPPAISIEDVRDAEEERAVASFRERLAAHGLLPEKHDDYHMMLRFLKARKFEAEKAMQMWSEMLKWRKEFGTDTILEDFDFEELDDVLRYYPQGYHGVDRQGRPVYIERLGKVDPNNLMQITSVDRYIKYHVQEFERAFRERFPACTLAAKRHIDSTTTILDVQGVGFKNFSRTARELVNRMQKIDSDYYPETLHQMFVVNAGSGFKWIWNSVKGFLDPKTSSKIHVLGSNYQSRLLEVIDSSELPEFLGGSCTCSDKGGCLGSNKGPWNDPYILKLIHNLEAGCMRETTKPVSEGGERSSSSFRLEQMKWQGMLSDTSNAESGSDVDDFGPSFVHKVSGYGCLTPVREEVKGTDCATYLSCDDQSHPDMVPEFYHGVQRTTEMVQKQMADFRQYSTNRRPRELGNGSLNANGTAAAQRGWEDVAKLVVTALIKLFSFIRLFLSRAAESRLEKVRRTAPPPAAEKPKPPRAVSEEEVRACLQRLDSLESLCGHLATRPAQIPEDKERVLLSSFERIRSVEADLERTKRVLNATVAKQKALVEEVALESVQELPRAKVVLIDGMLAAGR, from the exons ATGTCTG TGAGCCATGCGCAGGACATTGAAATATCGCTGTGCGACGGCAACTCGGAGGACGAGCGGCGGCGGCGCAAGATCGGCTCGCTGCGGCGGAAGGCCATCCACGCGCTCAAGAAGCGAGGGAGGCGTCGCGTCGACTCCCGCTTCCCGCCGCCGGCCATTTCCATCGAGGACGTCCGCGACGCGGAGGAGGAGCGCGCTGTCGCCTCCTTCCGGGAGCGGCTCGCGGCGCACGGCCTCCTCCCCGAGAAGCACGATGACTACCACATGATGCTAAG GTTCCTCAAGGCCAGAAAGTTCGAAGCCGAGAAGGCAATGCAGATGTGGTCAGAGATGCTGAAATGGAGGAAAGAGTTCGGAACTGACACCATCCTTGAG GATTTTGATTTTGAGGAACTGGATGATGTGCTACGCTACTACCCTCAGGGCTACCATGGTGTTGACCGCCAAGGCCGGCCGGTGTACATTGAGAGGCTAGGGAAGGTGGATCCGAACAACCTTATGCAGATCACGTCAGTGGATCGCTACATCAAGTACCATGTCCAGGAGTTTGAGAGGGCCTTCAGGGAGAGGTTCCCTGCCTGCACATTAGCTGCTAAGAGGCACATTGACTCCACCACTACCATCTTGGACGTCCAGGGTGTG GGGTTTAAGAATTTCTCCAGGACTGCTAGAGAACTTGTAAACCGAATGCAGAAGATTGATAGCGATTATTATCCTGAG ACACTCCACCAAATGTTTGTTGTGAACGCTGGCAGTGGATTCAAGTGGATCTGGAACAGTGTGAAGGGCTTCCTTGACCCAAAAACTTCATCCAAGATTCAT GTGCTCGGTTCGAACTACCAGAGTAGGCTTCTTGAAGTAATAGATTCGAG TGAGTTGCCAGAATTCCTTGGTGGTTCATGCACATGTAGTGACAAGGGTGGTTGCCTTGGATCGAACAAAGGGCCATGGAATGATCCTTATATATTGAAG CTGATCCACAATTTGGAAGCTGGATGCATGAGGGAAACCACCAAACCCGTTTCTGAGGGCGGAGAAAGAAGCAGCTCTTCCTTTCGGTTGGAACAGATGAAA TGGCAGGGCATGTTAAGCGATACATCAAATGCTGAATCAGGATCCGATGTTGATGATTTTGGTCCATCATTTGTTCATAAAGTTTCAGGCTATGGTTGCTTGACTCCGGTTCGTGAGGAG GTAAAGGGCACAGATTGTGCAACATACTTGAGCTGCGATGATCAAAGTCACCCGGATATGGTTCCTGAATTTTACCATGGAGTGCAACGGACTACTGAAATGGTGCAGAAACAAATGGCTGATTTCAGGCAATATTCCACCAACAGAAGGCCTCGTGAATTAG GGAACGGCTCTCTTAATGCCAATGGTACAGCAGCTGCTCAGAGGGGCTGGGAAGACGTGGCGAAGCTAGTAGTCACAGCCTTGATCAAGCTCTTCTCCTTCATCCGGCTGTTCCTTTCCAGAGCCGCCGAGAGTAGGCTAGAGAAGGTCCGTCGCACTGCCCCACCACCAGCAGCAGAGAAGCCAAAGCCGCCCCGAGCCGTCAGCGAAGAAGAGGTGCGCGCCTGCCTGCAGCGCCTGGACAGTCTCGAGTCGCTGTGCGGCCACCTTGCCACCAGGCCTGCGCAGATCCCGGAGGACAAAGAGCGCGTTCTGCTGAGCTCGTTCGAGCGGATCCGGTCTGTTGAGGCTGACCTCGAGAGGACCAAAAGA GTGCTGAACGCGACCGTGGCGAAGCAGAAGGCGCTGGTGGAGGAGGTGGCTCTGGAGTCTGTGCAGGAGCTGCCTAGAGCCAAG GTGGTTTTGATCGATGGGATGTTAGCGGCTGGGCGATGA
- the LOC100279612 gene encoding putative CRAL/TRIO domain containing, Sec14p-like phosphatidylinositol transfer family protein isoform X7, which produces MSVSHAQDIEISLCDGNSEDERRRRKIGSLRRKAIHALKKRGRRRVDSRFPPPAISIEDVRDAEEERAVASFRERLAAHGLLPEKHDDYHMMLRFLKARKFEAEKAMQMWSEMLKWRKEFGTDTILEDFDFEELDDVLRYYPQGYHGVDRQGRPVYIERLGKVDPNNLMQITSVDRYIKYHVQEFERAFRERFPACTLAAKRHIDSTTTILDVQGVGFKNFSRTARELVNRMQKIDSDYYPETLHQMFVVNAGSGFKWIWNSVKGFLDPKTSSKIHVLGSNYQSRLLEVIDSSELPEFLGGSCTCSDKGGCLGSNKGPWNDPYILKLIHNLEAGCMRETTKPVSEGGERSSSSFRLEQMKWQGMLSDTSNAESGSDVDDFGPSFVHKVSGYGCLTPVREEVKGTDCATYLSCDDQSHPDMVPEFYHGVQRTTEMVQKQMADFRQYSTNRRPRELGNGSLNANGTAAAQRGWEDVAKLVVTALIKLFSFIRLFLSRAAESRLEKVRRTAPPPAAEKPKPPRAVSEEEVRACLQRLDSLESLCGHLATRPAQIPEDKERVLLSSFERIRSVEADLERTKRVLNATVAKQKALVEEVALESVQELPRAKLLYAWRSTRK; this is translated from the exons ATGTCTG TGAGCCATGCGCAGGACATTGAAATATCGCTGTGCGACGGCAACTCGGAGGACGAGCGGCGGCGGCGCAAGATCGGCTCGCTGCGGCGGAAGGCCATCCACGCGCTCAAGAAGCGAGGGAGGCGTCGCGTCGACTCCCGCTTCCCGCCGCCGGCCATTTCCATCGAGGACGTCCGCGACGCGGAGGAGGAGCGCGCTGTCGCCTCCTTCCGGGAGCGGCTCGCGGCGCACGGCCTCCTCCCCGAGAAGCACGATGACTACCACATGATGCTAAG GTTCCTCAAGGCCAGAAAGTTCGAAGCCGAGAAGGCAATGCAGATGTGGTCAGAGATGCTGAAATGGAGGAAAGAGTTCGGAACTGACACCATCCTTGAG GATTTTGATTTTGAGGAACTGGATGATGTGCTACGCTACTACCCTCAGGGCTACCATGGTGTTGACCGCCAAGGCCGGCCGGTGTACATTGAGAGGCTAGGGAAGGTGGATCCGAACAACCTTATGCAGATCACGTCAGTGGATCGCTACATCAAGTACCATGTCCAGGAGTTTGAGAGGGCCTTCAGGGAGAGGTTCCCTGCCTGCACATTAGCTGCTAAGAGGCACATTGACTCCACCACTACCATCTTGGACGTCCAGGGTGTG GGGTTTAAGAATTTCTCCAGGACTGCTAGAGAACTTGTAAACCGAATGCAGAAGATTGATAGCGATTATTATCCTGAG ACACTCCACCAAATGTTTGTTGTGAACGCTGGCAGTGGATTCAAGTGGATCTGGAACAGTGTGAAGGGCTTCCTTGACCCAAAAACTTCATCCAAGATTCAT GTGCTCGGTTCGAACTACCAGAGTAGGCTTCTTGAAGTAATAGATTCGAG TGAGTTGCCAGAATTCCTTGGTGGTTCATGCACATGTAGTGACAAGGGTGGTTGCCTTGGATCGAACAAAGGGCCATGGAATGATCCTTATATATTGAAG CTGATCCACAATTTGGAAGCTGGATGCATGAGGGAAACCACCAAACCCGTTTCTGAGGGCGGAGAAAGAAGCAGCTCTTCCTTTCGGTTGGAACAGATGAAA TGGCAGGGCATGTTAAGCGATACATCAAATGCTGAATCAGGATCCGATGTTGATGATTTTGGTCCATCATTTGTTCATAAAGTTTCAGGCTATGGTTGCTTGACTCCGGTTCGTGAGGAG GTAAAGGGCACAGATTGTGCAACATACTTGAGCTGCGATGATCAAAGTCACCCGGATATGGTTCCTGAATTTTACCATGGAGTGCAACGGACTACTGAAATGGTGCAGAAACAAATGGCTGATTTCAGGCAATATTCCACCAACAGAAGGCCTCGTGAATTAG GGAACGGCTCTCTTAATGCCAATGGTACAGCAGCTGCTCAGAGGGGCTGGGAAGACGTGGCGAAGCTAGTAGTCACAGCCTTGATCAAGCTCTTCTCCTTCATCCGGCTGTTCCTTTCCAGAGCCGCCGAGAGTAGGCTAGAGAAGGTCCGTCGCACTGCCCCACCACCAGCAGCAGAGAAGCCAAAGCCGCCCCGAGCCGTCAGCGAAGAAGAGGTGCGCGCCTGCCTGCAGCGCCTGGACAGTCTCGAGTCGCTGTGCGGCCACCTTGCCACCAGGCCTGCGCAGATCCCGGAGGACAAAGAGCGCGTTCTGCTGAGCTCGTTCGAGCGGATCCGGTCTGTTGAGGCTGACCTCGAGAGGACCAAAAGA GTGCTGAACGCGACCGTGGCGAAGCAGAAGGCGCTGGTGGAGGAGGTGGCTCTGGAGTCTGTGCAGGAGCTGCCTAGAGCCAAG CTTCTTTATGCATGGAGGAGTACAAGAAAGTAA